One Frankia alni ACN14a DNA window includes the following coding sequences:
- a CDS encoding serine/threonine-protein kinase, with amino-acid sequence MNNSPGNPTSPSQPFAGAASPNTVLDNRYRLDGRIAAGGMGEVWRGLDQTLGRPVAVKLLRPEYASDESFLVRFRGEARHAARLSHPGVASVYDYGEVATADDYPTAYLVMELVEGEPLSAALHREKRLSPERMLDILGQAADALQAAHALGVVHRDVKPGNLLLRPDGAVKVTDFGIARAVDAAPLTATGIMMGTAYYVSPEQASGRPVTPASDVYSLGVVAYECLAGRRPFDDRNPIVVVMAHQQDTPPPLPADVPYQVRALVESAMAKDPARRPSSAGAFARSAAGIRRSLWSPDTGRWPGPGDAPDATARHPGPGTGLPPSGPGSRRPTSRNRPPSWVTPPPPTSGRTSGPGRAGAGSDHTQAVPGGPAGPPHGAAELPATAMHSPSFGPDTGYGDHRGEQGGYGAETAYGEQGYRAGDRGDRAGDRGDRRDSRDPGTLYRPGPPSWSRPPGGPPGPAEPDPARPGRAARRRSGPAARRPMPLPVLIILLVLTVAITAFVTNKLFSSKGSESNSAATPPGVVYANAFGDEIVSGNAGSALSDAGGATAGEYS; translated from the coding sequence ATGAACAACTCGCCGGGTAACCCCACCTCACCGTCGCAGCCGTTCGCGGGCGCCGCCTCGCCGAACACCGTCCTGGACAACCGCTACCGGCTCGACGGCCGGATCGCCGCGGGCGGCATGGGCGAGGTCTGGCGGGGCCTCGACCAGACCCTCGGTCGCCCCGTCGCGGTGAAGCTGCTGCGCCCGGAGTACGCCAGCGACGAGTCGTTCCTGGTGCGCTTCCGCGGCGAGGCCCGCCACGCCGCCCGGCTGTCGCACCCCGGGGTCGCCTCGGTCTACGACTACGGCGAGGTCGCCACCGCGGACGACTACCCCACCGCCTACCTGGTGATGGAGCTGGTGGAGGGCGAGCCGCTGTCGGCCGCGCTGCACCGGGAGAAGCGGCTGTCGCCCGAGCGGATGCTGGACATCCTCGGCCAGGCCGCCGACGCGCTGCAGGCCGCCCACGCCCTCGGCGTCGTCCACCGCGACGTCAAGCCCGGCAACCTGCTGCTGCGCCCGGACGGCGCCGTCAAGGTCACCGACTTCGGCATCGCCCGCGCGGTGGACGCCGCCCCGCTGACCGCCACCGGCATCATGATGGGCACGGCGTACTACGTCTCCCCCGAGCAGGCGTCGGGGCGGCCGGTGACGCCGGCCAGCGACGTCTACTCGCTCGGCGTCGTCGCCTACGAGTGTCTCGCGGGTCGCCGGCCCTTCGACGACCGCAACCCGATCGTCGTCGTGATGGCCCACCAGCAGGACACTCCGCCCCCGCTGCCCGCCGACGTCCCGTACCAGGTGCGGGCCCTGGTCGAGTCGGCCATGGCCAAGGACCCGGCCCGCCGGCCGAGTTCCGCAGGCGCGTTCGCCCGCTCCGCCGCGGGCATCCGGCGCAGTCTGTGGAGCCCGGACACCGGTCGATGGCCGGGCCCGGGCGACGCGCCGGACGCGACCGCGCGCCACCCCGGTCCGGGCACCGGCCTGCCCCCCTCGGGGCCCGGCAGCCGCCGGCCCACCTCCCGTAACCGGCCGCCCTCCTGGGTCACTCCCCCGCCGCCGACCAGCGGGCGAACCAGCGGGCCGGGCCGGGCCGGCGCCGGGTCGGACCACACCCAGGCGGTGCCCGGCGGGCCGGCGGGCCCCCCGCACGGCGCCGCCGAGCTGCCCGCGACGGCGATGCACAGCCCGTCGTTCGGTCCCGACACGGGCTATGGCGACCATCGCGGCGAGCAGGGCGGCTACGGCGCCGAGACGGCGTACGGCGAGCAGGGCTACCGGGCGGGCGACCGCGGCGACCGGGCGGGCGACCGCGGCGACCGCCGCGACAGCCGAGACCCGGGCACCCTCTACCGACCGGGTCCCCCGTCGTGGTCCCGGCCACCGGGCGGCCCGCCAGGCCCGGCCGAACCGGACCCGGCTCGGCCGGGCCGGGCGGCCCGGCGCCGATCCGGCCCGGCGGCCCGACGGCCGATGCCGCTACCGGTCCTGATCATCCTGCTGGTCCTGACGGTCGCCATCACCGCCTTCGTGACCAACAAGCTGTTCTCCAGCAAGGGCTCCGAATCGAACTCGGCGGCCACTCCACCAGGAGTGGTGTACGCGAACGCATTCGGTGATGAAATCGTCAGCGGCAACGCCGGGTCGGCGCTCTCCGACGCGGGAGGGGCGACGGCAGGGGAGTATTCGTGA
- the pknB gene encoding Stk1 family PASTA domain-containing Ser/Thr kinase gives MTDATEMYTPDAAPQLIGGRYELGAGIGYGGMAEVFRGRDIRLGREVAIKTLRPDLARDPTFLARFRREAQSSAALNHPAIVSVYDTGEDVINGTHIPYIVMEFIEGRTLRDALQAEGRFTERRAMEITSDVCAALDYSHRMGIIHRDIKPANVMLSPDGSVKVMDFGIARATTATSSTMTATAAVIGTAQYLSPEQARGARVDARSDVYTTGVLLYELLTGSPPFRGDNPVAVAYQHVREDPDPPSAHDRDISPEADAIVLKAMEKDPDDRYLTAGEMRDDLERALAGRRVQAMMGGGGASGAATTLGPAATAGTALLGRGDRAGYPTRDRYPDDRFDDDATSYRDDAYDDGRFGTGPFDRYDLTGAIDRRAVPDQQRSQTLKYVLAGLSIVVVFVAVVLLATTFLGGGGGDHTAKSFTMPKDLVGQSEQYARARLQSAGYTGKPTIVSVDAPDMAGRVTKVDPDGGKQVDVDAVVTLSIGKAAGDIAIPADLVGKSQATAEAELRGLGLVPNSVPYANATSHKVGTVDSTDPQVGSAVKPGSTVLLNVVSDNVNVPDVRNRSLDNAVAELGRFGLKAAQQSVANNNVAPGTVVDQQPSGGNVPRGSTVQLSVAAQVQTTPPPSPTQTPPSDQQPTEQPDTASPSPAATQPQPNPSPSRTGLLGAVGANRGSGTGAGPGAGGGGGAGAGAPQNGTGTGTG, from the coding sequence GTGACCGACGCGACGGAGATGTACACACCCGACGCGGCGCCGCAGCTCATCGGTGGCCGCTACGAGCTGGGCGCGGGCATCGGCTACGGCGGGATGGCCGAGGTCTTCCGCGGACGCGACATCCGGCTCGGGCGTGAGGTCGCGATCAAGACGCTGCGTCCGGACCTCGCCCGCGACCCCACGTTCCTCGCCCGGTTCCGGCGGGAGGCGCAGTCCTCGGCCGCGCTGAACCATCCGGCGATCGTCTCGGTGTACGACACCGGCGAGGACGTCATCAACGGGACCCACATCCCGTACATCGTCATGGAGTTCATCGAGGGCCGGACGCTGCGCGACGCGCTGCAGGCCGAGGGCCGGTTCACCGAGCGCCGCGCCATGGAGATCACCTCCGACGTCTGCGCCGCGCTGGACTACAGCCACCGGATGGGGATCATCCACCGGGACATCAAGCCGGCGAACGTGATGCTGAGCCCGGACGGCTCGGTCAAGGTGATGGACTTCGGCATCGCCCGCGCCACCACCGCGACGTCCTCGACGATGACGGCGACGGCGGCCGTGATCGGCACCGCCCAGTACCTGTCCCCCGAGCAGGCCCGCGGGGCCCGCGTCGACGCCCGCAGCGACGTCTACACCACCGGGGTGCTGCTCTACGAGCTGCTCACCGGCTCCCCGCCGTTCCGCGGGGACAACCCGGTGGCAGTCGCCTACCAGCACGTCCGCGAGGATCCGGACCCGCCGTCCGCGCACGACCGCGACATCTCCCCCGAGGCCGACGCGATCGTGCTGAAGGCGATGGAGAAGGACCCGGACGACCGCTACCTCACCGCGGGTGAGATGCGCGACGATCTGGAACGGGCGTTGGCGGGACGCCGGGTGCAGGCGATGATGGGAGGTGGTGGCGCCAGCGGTGCCGCCACCACCCTCGGCCCCGCCGCCACCGCCGGTACCGCGCTGCTCGGCCGGGGCGACCGGGCGGGCTACCCGACCCGGGACCGCTACCCCGACGACCGGTTCGACGACGACGCGACCTCCTACCGCGACGACGCCTACGACGACGGCCGCTTCGGCACCGGTCCGTTCGACCGCTACGACCTCACCGGCGCCATCGACCGCCGGGCGGTGCCGGACCAGCAGCGGTCGCAGACGTTGAAGTACGTCCTCGCCGGCCTGAGCATCGTCGTCGTGTTCGTCGCGGTGGTCCTGCTCGCGACCACCTTCCTCGGCGGTGGCGGCGGCGACCACACGGCCAAGTCGTTCACCATGCCCAAGGACCTCGTCGGCCAGTCCGAGCAGTACGCCCGTGCCCGCCTCCAGAGCGCCGGCTACACCGGGAAGCCGACGATCGTCTCGGTGGACGCGCCGGACATGGCGGGCCGGGTCACCAAGGTGGACCCGGACGGGGGCAAGCAGGTCGACGTCGACGCGGTGGTCACCCTGTCGATCGGCAAGGCCGCCGGCGACATCGCGATCCCGGCCGACCTCGTCGGCAAGTCGCAGGCCACCGCGGAGGCGGAGCTGCGCGGGCTCGGCCTGGTGCCGAACTCGGTCCCCTACGCGAACGCGACGAGCCACAAGGTCGGCACGGTCGACAGCACCGATCCGCAGGTGGGTTCCGCCGTCAAGCCCGGCAGCACCGTCCTGCTGAACGTCGTCAGCGACAACGTCAACGTCCCCGACGTGCGCAACCGCTCCTTGGACAACGCCGTCGCCGAGCTCGGCCGCTTCGGCCTGAAGGCGGCCCAGCAGTCGGTGGCGAACAACAACGTGGCCCCCGGCACCGTCGTCGACCAGCAGCCCTCCGGTGGCAACGTCCCCCGCGGGTCGACGGTCCAGCTCTCGGTCGCCGCCCAGGTCCAGACGACCCCGCCGCCGAGCCCCACCCAGACCCCGCCGAGCGACCAGCAGCCGACCGAGCAGCCGGACACCGCCAGCCCGAGCCCCGCGGCCACCCAGCCCCAGCCGAACCCGTCCCCGAGCCGCACCGGCCTGCTCGGTGCGGTCGGCGCCAACCGTGGCAGCGGCACCGGCGCGGGCCCCGGCGCCGGTGGCGGTGGCGGCGCAGGTGCCGGAGCGCCGCAGAACGGGACCGGGACCGGGACCGGATGA
- a CDS encoding aminodeoxychorismate/anthranilate synthase component II: MRILVVDNYDSFVFNLVQYLGQLDTECVVRRNDEITPAELGDLGVDGVLLSPGPGTPEAAGVSIPMVRECARRGTPLLGVCLGHQAIGVAFGATVDRAPELLHGKTSQVHHDRVGVLADLPSPFIATRYHSLAVEEGTLPAEIEVTGRTDSGVVMSLRHRELPLEGVQFHPESVLTQGGHLILARWLDQCGDGGAARRLAPELSAEVETLRAAAFA, translated from the coding sequence ATGCGCATCCTGGTCGTCGACAACTACGACTCGTTCGTCTTCAACCTCGTCCAGTACCTCGGCCAGCTCGACACCGAGTGCGTGGTGCGCCGCAACGACGAGATCACGCCGGCGGAGCTCGGCGACCTCGGTGTCGACGGCGTGCTGCTGTCCCCGGGGCCGGGCACGCCCGAGGCGGCCGGGGTGAGCATCCCGATGGTGCGCGAGTGCGCCCGGCGCGGCACCCCCCTGCTGGGGGTGTGCCTGGGACATCAGGCGATCGGCGTCGCGTTCGGGGCGACGGTCGACCGCGCACCGGAGCTGCTGCACGGCAAGACCTCCCAGGTCCACCACGACCGCGTCGGCGTCCTCGCGGACCTGCCGTCGCCGTTCATCGCGACCCGTTACCACTCGCTGGCCGTGGAGGAGGGCACCCTACCGGCCGAGATCGAGGTGACCGGCCGGACCGACAGCGGCGTGGTGATGTCGCTGCGCCATCGCGAGCTGCCACTCGAGGGCGTGCAGTTCCACCCCGAGTCGGTGCTGACCCAGGGCGGTCACCTGATCCTGGCGCGCTGGCTCGACCAGTGCGGCGACGGTGGCGCCGCGCGCCGGCTGGCACCCGAGCTGTCCGCCGAGGTCGAGACCCTGCGAGCAGCCGCCTTCGCCTGA
- a CDS encoding DUF881 domain-containing protein: MASAGRLIRAARLAGWNRTAGGWAGGRRARRLVAIGLVCCLGLLAGVAAASAGPFADPDGVRDSPASTALGPGGIAEVVGDESERVAARRDAVAEASRRPAAAAATGSAATGPAAESGGSPRTGGGPVTGLAAAAGLAPVHGPALTVELDDAPRESRRGPYPAGILAPGPDDLVVHQQDVQAVVNALWAGGAEAMTIMNRRVTALTAVRCVGNTLLLHGEVFSPPFRITAIGGLAALRSALRDSPQIAIYQQYVAAYRLGYRVSEVADMRMPAYDGPSTLARPGNATGRAD, from the coding sequence ATGGCGAGCGCGGGCCGGCTGATCCGCGCGGCTCGGCTGGCTGGCTGGAATCGGACTGCCGGCGGCTGGGCGGGTGGCCGGCGAGCTCGGCGGCTGGTGGCGATCGGGCTGGTGTGCTGCCTCGGCCTGCTGGCCGGGGTCGCCGCCGCCAGCGCCGGACCGTTCGCCGATCCTGACGGCGTGCGCGACTCCCCGGCCAGCACCGCCCTGGGTCCCGGCGGCATCGCCGAGGTCGTGGGGGACGAGTCGGAGCGGGTCGCGGCGCGACGCGACGCGGTGGCCGAGGCGTCCCGCCGGCCCGCGGCGGCCGCCGCGACCGGCTCGGCCGCGACCGGGCCGGCGGCGGAGTCCGGCGGGTCGCCGAGAACCGGCGGGGGGCCGGTCACGGGCCTGGCGGCGGCCGCCGGGCTGGCGCCGGTGCACGGGCCGGCGCTGACCGTGGAGCTTGACGACGCGCCGCGGGAGAGCCGCCGCGGCCCGTATCCGGCGGGGATCCTCGCTCCGGGGCCGGACGATCTGGTCGTGCACCAACAGGACGTGCAGGCGGTCGTGAACGCGCTGTGGGCCGGCGGCGCCGAGGCGATGACGATCATGAATCGGCGGGTCACCGCCCTGACGGCCGTCCGGTGCGTGGGCAACACGCTGCTGCTGCATGGCGAGGTCTTCTCACCGCCGTTTCGGATCACCGCGATCGGCGGCCTGGCCGCTCTGCGCTCTGCGCTTCGCGACAGCCCGCAGATCGCGATCTACCAGCAGTACGTCGCCGCCTACCGGCTGGGCTACCGCGTCAGCGAGGTCGCGGACATGAGGATGCCCGCCTACGACGGGCCGTCGACCCTCGCCCGCCCGGGCAACGCGACGGGCCGGGCGGACTGA
- a CDS encoding cell division protein CrgA, with protein MPESRRRKPKKPTPSVNASQTRRSRPPSPPWFGGLILAFFLIGIAYLLVYYFSNGGVLGMEGLGGWNILIGFGFVVVGLAVSTQWR; from the coding sequence GTGCCCGAGTCACGACGTCGCAAGCCGAAGAAGCCGACGCCGAGCGTCAACGCCAGCCAGACCCGCCGCAGCAGGCCCCCGTCCCCGCCCTGGTTCGGCGGGCTCATCCTGGCCTTCTTCCTCATCGGGATCGCCTACCTGCTCGTCTACTACTTCTCCAACGGCGGCGTGCTGGGAATGGAGGGGTTGGGCGGCTGGAACATCCTCATCGGGTTCGGCTTTGTCGTCGTCGGCCTCGCCGTGTCGACCCAGTGGCGTTAG
- a CDS encoding RidA family protein has translation MNTDRQLIAGTSPFEATIGFSRAVRVGDRVFVSGTGPVWPDGSVAADAQAQARRCFELIGAALEQAGASLRDVTRTRMFLTGTQHAAAVGAVHRELFATIRPAATMVVVAGLLDERWVVEVEAEAILGIE, from the coding sequence ATGAATACCGATCGTCAGCTCATCGCCGGAACATCCCCGTTCGAGGCGACCATCGGATTCTCCCGGGCTGTCCGGGTCGGTGACCGGGTGTTCGTGAGTGGTACGGGCCCGGTCTGGCCGGACGGATCGGTGGCCGCGGACGCGCAGGCGCAGGCCCGGCGCTGCTTCGAGCTCATCGGCGCCGCGCTGGAACAGGCCGGGGCGAGCCTGCGCGACGTCACCCGCACCCGCATGTTCCTCACCGGCACGCAGCACGCCGCAGCGGTCGGGGCGGTCCACCGGGAGCTGTTCGCGACGATCCGTCCGGCCGCCACCATGGTCGTGGTCGCCGGCCTGCTCGACGAGCGTTGGGTCGTCGAGGTGGAAGCCGAGGCGATACTCGGGATTGAGTAG